The following are encoded in a window of Streptomyces sp. 11x1 genomic DNA:
- the gap gene encoding type I glyceraldehyde-3-phosphate dehydrogenase yields the protein MSVRVGINGFGRIGRNYLRCVLERAERGTGTPVEVVAVNDLTSPATLAHLLAYDSTYGRLHRTVEHDDDSLTVDGHRIAVTAERDPAALSWGSLGVDVVIESTGRFRTREQAGLHLEAGARKVLLSVPGKGVDATVVMGVNEGAYDPERDHVVSNASCTTNCVAPMVKVLDESFGIDKGLMTTIHGYTNDQVVLDGPHKDLRRGRSAAVNIIPTSTGAARAVGLVLPELSGTLDGIAVRVPVEDGSLTDLSVVLDRAVTAEEVNAAFREAADGPLKGVLRVSEAPIVSRDVVGDPASCVFDAPLTQAHGDLVKVFGWYDNEWGYTNRLLDLTEYVAARLPLG from the coding sequence ATGAGCGTGCGCGTCGGCATCAACGGCTTCGGTCGCATCGGCCGCAACTACCTGCGCTGCGTGCTGGAACGCGCGGAGCGTGGCACCGGCACACCGGTCGAGGTCGTGGCGGTCAACGACCTCACCTCCCCGGCCACGCTGGCGCACCTGCTGGCGTACGACTCGACATACGGTCGCCTGCACCGCACCGTCGAACACGACGACGACTCCCTGACCGTCGACGGACACCGCATCGCCGTCACCGCCGAACGCGACCCGGCCGCCCTGAGCTGGGGCAGCCTCGGCGTGGACGTCGTCATCGAGTCCACCGGCCGCTTCCGCACCCGCGAACAGGCCGGCCTGCACCTGGAGGCTGGCGCGCGCAAGGTGCTGCTGTCCGTGCCGGGCAAGGGTGTCGACGCCACCGTGGTCATGGGCGTCAACGAGGGTGCGTACGACCCGGAGCGGGACCACGTGGTCTCCAACGCCTCCTGCACCACCAACTGCGTGGCGCCGATGGTGAAGGTCCTCGACGAGTCCTTCGGTATCGACAAGGGCCTGATGACCACCATCCACGGCTACACCAACGACCAGGTCGTCCTCGACGGCCCGCACAAGGATCTGCGCCGCGGCCGCAGCGCCGCCGTGAACATCATCCCCACCAGCACCGGTGCCGCGCGTGCCGTCGGCCTCGTCCTGCCGGAACTGTCCGGCACCCTGGACGGCATCGCCGTACGGGTCCCCGTGGAAGACGGTTCGCTGACCGACCTGAGTGTGGTCCTCGACCGGGCCGTCACCGCGGAAGAGGTCAACGCGGCGTTCCGGGAGGCCGCCGATGGGCCACTGAAGGGCGTCCTGCGGGTTTCCGAGGCACCTATCGTCTCGCGGGACGTCGTCGGCGATCCCGCCTCCTGCGTCTTCGACGCCCCGCTGACCCAGGCGCACGGTGATCTGGTGAAGGTCTTCGGCTGGTACGACAACGAGTGGGGCTACACCAACCGCCTCCTCGACCTCACCGAGTACGTCGCCGCTCGCCTTCCGCTGGGCTGA
- a CDS encoding Acg family FMN-binding oxidoreductase: MQTREIDATALETLLAAAVAAPSIHNTQPWRFCLNPATRSIEVRADRRRVLPLADPDERARHLSTGAAVFNLRVAAAHLGWNPWVHLLPDPHDPDLLAALHLMATADAPPDYRGLYEAVERRHTSRMPFTGRTVPEPIVTEMVAAARAEGAHMYVPDILGTRRLLQVTSAAEMRNSTDEARTAESRAWITLPGSSPYGIPVTAPRPLDAAGRMPMRDFTGRAWSRQRPSVRFERHAQVALLWTVCDRQEDWLRAGQALERTLLVATAHGVRTSMLHQAMEWRDLREATRDPAAKRCHPQLLIRFGYGPEGERTPRAAARPNGRSARERETATTEDARSGPGAPARTPGSW, encoded by the coding sequence ATGCAGACCCGGGAGATCGACGCCACCGCGCTGGAAACGCTGCTGGCGGCAGCGGTGGCCGCCCCGTCGATCCACAACACCCAGCCCTGGCGCTTCTGTCTGAACCCGGCCACCCGGTCCATCGAGGTCCGCGCCGACCGAAGGCGCGTCCTGCCGCTGGCCGATCCCGACGAGCGCGCCCGGCACCTGTCCACGGGCGCTGCCGTCTTCAACCTGCGGGTCGCCGCAGCCCATCTGGGCTGGAATCCCTGGGTGCACCTGCTGCCGGACCCGCACGACCCCGATCTCCTGGCCGCCCTGCACCTGATGGCCACCGCGGACGCCCCACCCGACTACCGCGGGCTGTACGAGGCCGTCGAGCGCCGCCACACCAGCCGGATGCCCTTCACCGGGCGCACGGTGCCCGAGCCGATCGTCACCGAGATGGTCGCCGCCGCACGGGCCGAGGGCGCGCATATGTACGTCCCCGACATCCTCGGCACCCGTCGGCTGCTGCAAGTGACCTCCGCAGCCGAAATGCGCAACTCCACCGACGAGGCTCGCACGGCGGAGAGCCGCGCCTGGATCACTCTGCCGGGCTCCAGCCCGTATGGGATCCCGGTCACCGCGCCCCGCCCATTGGACGCGGCCGGGCGGATGCCGATGCGGGACTTCACCGGTCGGGCGTGGTCGAGGCAACGGCCGTCCGTGCGCTTCGAGCGGCACGCCCAGGTGGCCCTGCTGTGGACCGTATGCGACAGGCAGGAGGACTGGCTGCGGGCGGGCCAGGCGCTGGAGCGCACACTGCTGGTGGCCACCGCTCACGGCGTGCGCACCTCGATGCTGCACCAGGCGATGGAGTGGCGGGACCTGCGCGAGGCGACGCGCGACCCTGCGGCCAAACGGTGCCATCCGCAGCTGCTGATCCGCTTCGGCTACGGACCCGAGGGCGAGCGGACCCCGCGTGCGGCAGCACGTCCGAACGGCCGCAGTGCCAGGGAACGGGAGACGGCGACAACCGAGGATGCCCGATCCGGCCCTGGGGCCCCGGCGCGGACACCAGGGAGCTGGTGA
- a CDS encoding nitrate reductase subunit alpha, with the protein MENDQNARPGQSRVARGWPLDARRLLTRREVSADGRAVIGEADGKWEGFYRDRWAHDKVVRSTHGVNCTGSCSWMVYVKDGIITWEHQATDYPSIGADCPEYEPRGCPRGASFSWYTYSPSRVRYPYVRGALLKLWREARKRLGDPVSAWAEITSDPAKARAYKRARGKGGLVRADWDEVSELIAAAQVHTVKSYGPDRVAGFSPIPAMSMASFAAGARFHSLIGGTLLSFYDWYADLPIASPQVFGDQTDVPEAADWWNAGYLIMWGSNIPVTRTPDAHFLTETRYNGTKVVAVSPDYADNVKHADEWLSPHPGTDGALAMAMGHVILREFLVDREVPYFQDYLRTFTDAPFLVALREGAHGLVPDGFLTAADLGRDEETEENAAFKTVLLDRATGEPVVPGGSLGFRWGEAGRGRWNLDLGDVEPELSLLQRAEDTVELTLPRFDEGATEGGSFMVRGVPVRRIGGRLVTTVFDLMLAQYGIHRPGLPGSWPESYEDASEPYTPAWQETVTSVPAEQAARIAREFARNAERTNGRSMIALGAGTNHWFHSDTIYRAFLALTTMTGCQGVNGGGWAHYVGQEKVRPVTGQQHLSFAFDWQRPTRHMAGTSYWYLNSDQWRYEAFGPEELASPLGEGRFAGKGFADCLAQAVRLGWTPGHPGFNRNPLDLTDEAAAAGRPVAEHIVDELKSGRLRFAAEDPDDPANFPRVLTVWRANLLGSSGKGNEYFLRHLLGTDATVRSEETPPERRPKDVVWRDEAPEGKLDLLVCMDFRMTSTGLLADIVLPAATWYEKDDLSSTDMHPFVHAFTPAIAPPWQARTDYDTFLTIADRFSELAAEHLGTRTDVLAVPLLHDTPDELAQPGGVVRDWKAGECEPVPGRTMPKLVVIERDYAATAQKMRAVGPLLDTLGTTTKGITVHPDQEIDDLRRRNGTVRDGVAAGRPSLATASNMCEAILALSGTTNGRLATEGFRAMERQTGSEGLVELASEREAERITFADTRTQPRSVMTSYEWSGSETGGRRYSPFVINTEHKKPWHTLTGRQHFFVQHDWIAELGEQLPVYRPPLNTPRHYGNEELGGDRAEVTVRYLTPHSKWSIHSNYQDNKYMLDLSRGGPTIWMSTADAEKIGVKDNEWIEAYNRNGVVAARAVVTHRMPEGTVYMYHAQDRNVNVPKTEVSGRRGGIHNSLTRLLLKPTHLAGGYAQFTYAFNYYGPTGNQRDEVTVIRRHSQDVEY; encoded by the coding sequence ATGGAGAACGATCAGAACGCACGACCGGGACAGTCGCGCGTCGCCCGGGGCTGGCCGCTTGACGCGCGGCGACTGCTGACGCGCCGCGAGGTGTCCGCTGACGGACGTGCCGTGATCGGTGAGGCCGACGGCAAGTGGGAGGGCTTCTACCGGGACCGGTGGGCGCACGACAAGGTGGTGCGCTCGACGCACGGGGTGAACTGCACCGGTTCGTGTTCGTGGATGGTGTACGTCAAGGACGGCATCATCACCTGGGAGCACCAGGCCACCGACTACCCGTCGATCGGCGCGGACTGCCCCGAGTACGAGCCGCGCGGCTGCCCGCGCGGGGCGTCGTTCTCCTGGTACACGTACTCGCCCAGCCGGGTCCGCTACCCGTATGTGCGGGGTGCGTTGCTGAAGCTGTGGCGCGAGGCCCGCAAGCGGCTGGGTGACCCGGTGTCCGCGTGGGCCGAGATCACGTCCGACCCGGCGAAGGCGCGGGCGTACAAGCGGGCCCGCGGCAAGGGCGGCCTGGTGCGCGCCGACTGGGACGAGGTGAGCGAGCTGATCGCCGCCGCACAGGTGCACACGGTCAAGTCGTACGGCCCGGACCGGGTGGCGGGCTTCTCGCCGATCCCGGCGATGTCGATGGCCTCTTTCGCGGCCGGCGCCCGGTTCCACTCGCTGATCGGCGGCACCCTGCTGTCGTTCTACGACTGGTACGCCGACCTGCCCATCGCCTCGCCGCAGGTCTTCGGCGACCAGACCGACGTACCGGAGGCGGCCGACTGGTGGAACGCGGGCTATCTGATCATGTGGGGCTCCAACATCCCCGTCACCCGCACGCCCGACGCGCACTTCCTGACCGAGACCCGCTACAACGGCACCAAGGTCGTCGCGGTCAGCCCCGACTACGCCGACAACGTCAAGCATGCCGACGAGTGGCTCTCCCCCCACCCGGGAACGGATGGCGCGCTCGCCATGGCCATGGGGCATGTGATCCTGCGCGAGTTCCTCGTCGACCGTGAAGTGCCGTACTTCCAGGACTACCTGCGGACGTTCACCGACGCGCCGTTCCTGGTGGCACTGCGCGAAGGAGCCCACGGTCTCGTCCCGGACGGGTTCCTGACCGCGGCCGACCTCGGCCGGGACGAGGAAACCGAAGAGAACGCGGCGTTCAAGACCGTCCTGCTGGACCGCGCCACCGGCGAACCGGTGGTCCCCGGCGGCTCGCTCGGCTTCCGCTGGGGGGAGGCCGGACGAGGCCGTTGGAATCTGGACCTTGGCGATGTCGAGCCCGAGCTGAGCCTGCTGCAGCGGGCTGAGGACACGGTGGAACTCACCCTTCCGCGATTCGACGAGGGGGCGACCGAAGGCGGCTCGTTCATGGTGCGCGGGGTGCCCGTGCGACGCATCGGCGGGCGCCTGGTGACCACTGTCTTCGACCTGATGCTGGCCCAGTACGGCATTCACCGTCCCGGCCTTCCGGGCAGCTGGCCGGAGTCGTACGAAGACGCGTCGGAGCCGTACACCCCGGCCTGGCAGGAGACGGTCACCTCCGTGCCGGCCGAGCAGGCGGCACGGATCGCCCGGGAGTTCGCCCGCAACGCCGAGCGCACCAACGGTCGTTCCATGATCGCCCTCGGCGCCGGAACGAACCACTGGTTCCACTCCGACACCATCTACCGCGCCTTCCTGGCCCTGACCACCATGACCGGCTGCCAGGGCGTGAACGGCGGCGGCTGGGCGCACTACGTCGGCCAGGAGAAGGTCCGTCCGGTCACCGGGCAACAGCACCTGTCGTTCGCCTTCGACTGGCAGCGGCCCACCCGGCACATGGCGGGCACCTCGTACTGGTACCTGAACTCCGACCAGTGGCGCTACGAGGCGTTCGGACCCGAGGAGCTGGCGTCCCCGCTCGGGGAGGGGCGCTTCGCGGGGAAGGGGTTCGCCGACTGTCTGGCGCAGGCCGTGCGGCTGGGCTGGACGCCCGGCCACCCCGGATTCAACCGCAACCCCCTCGACCTGACCGACGAGGCGGCCGCCGCGGGCAGGCCGGTCGCCGAGCACATCGTCGACGAGCTCAAGTCGGGCCGACTGCGGTTCGCCGCCGAGGACCCCGACGACCCGGCCAACTTCCCCCGTGTACTGACCGTATGGCGAGCCAACCTGCTCGGCTCCTCCGGCAAGGGCAACGAGTACTTCCTGCGCCACCTGCTCGGCACCGACGCGACCGTCCGTTCCGAGGAGACCCCGCCCGAACGCCGGCCCAAGGACGTCGTATGGCGGGACGAGGCCCCCGAGGGCAAGCTCGACCTACTGGTCTGCATGGACTTCCGGATGACCTCGACCGGCCTGCTCGCCGACATCGTCCTGCCGGCGGCGACCTGGTACGAGAAGGACGACCTGTCGTCGACCGACATGCACCCTTTCGTGCACGCCTTCACCCCTGCCATCGCCCCGCCCTGGCAGGCCCGCACCGACTACGACACCTTCCTGACCATCGCCGACCGCTTCAGCGAACTGGCCGCCGAGCACCTCGGCACCCGCACCGACGTTCTCGCCGTGCCGCTGCTGCACGACACCCCCGACGAACTCGCCCAGCCGGGCGGGGTCGTACGGGACTGGAAGGCCGGCGAGTGCGAGCCGGTCCCCGGGCGGACCATGCCCAAGCTGGTCGTCATCGAACGCGACTACGCCGCGACCGCGCAGAAGATGCGCGCCGTCGGCCCCCTGCTGGACACCCTTGGCACCACCACCAAAGGCATCACCGTCCACCCCGACCAGGAAATCGACGACCTGCGCCGCCGCAACGGGACCGTGCGGGACGGCGTCGCCGCCGGACGGCCTTCGCTCGCCACCGCGAGCAACATGTGTGAGGCGATCCTCGCCCTGTCCGGCACCACCAACGGACGCCTGGCCACCGAGGGCTTCCGCGCGATGGAGCGACAGACCGGCAGCGAGGGCCTGGTCGAGCTCGCCTCCGAGCGCGAGGCCGAGCGGATCACCTTCGCCGACACCCGCACCCAGCCACGGTCCGTGATGACCTCCTACGAGTGGTCGGGCAGCGAGACGGGCGGCCGTCGCTACTCCCCCTTCGTCATCAACACCGAGCACAAGAAGCCCTGGCACACCCTCACCGGACGCCAGCACTTCTTCGTCCAGCACGACTGGATCGCCGAACTCGGCGAGCAACTCCCGGTCTACCGGCCGCCGTTGAATACGCCGCGGCACTACGGCAACGAGGAACTCGGCGGCGACCGTGCCGAAGTGACGGTCCGCTATCTGACCCCGCACTCGAAGTGGTCCATCCACTCCAACTACCAGGACAACAAGTACATGCTCGACCTGTCCCGGGGCGGACCCACGATCTGGATGTCCACCGCCGACGCCGAGAAGATCGGTGTCAAGGACAACGAGTGGATCGAGGCGTACAACCGCAACGGCGTCGTCGCCGCCCGCGCCGTGGTCACCCACCGCATGCCCGAGGGCACCGTGTACATGTACCACGCCCAGGACCGCAACGTGAACGTCCCGAAGACCGAGGTCAGCGGCAGGCGCGGCGGCATCCACAACTCCCTGACCAGGCTGCTGCTCAAGCCCACCCATCTCGCGGGCGGCTACGCCCAGTTCACCTACGCCTTCAACTACTACGGCCCGACCGGCAACCAGCGCGACGAGGTCACCGTCATCCGCCGGCACTCGCAGGATGTGGAGTACTGA
- the narJ gene encoding nitrate reductase molybdenum cofactor assembly chaperone: protein MSPLPSTSAERLGRSPSIPALVRTSVSTRLRTRVRAAVRRPARLTPEESEGRALVMRLGSLLLQYPDSELTASRGELTTMLEALPATPAAKYLTRFTDWFAEQEPEALERHYVEMFDLRRKSSLYLTYYLHGDTRRRGMALLTLNQRYRAAGWDIDGGELPDHLPVVLEFAALAGPGRGEAPLRQHRRGIELIHRALTDADSPYRHVIAALIALLPPPTEADLRAVAELAAEGPPAEDVGLGPYGAREFAPPGAFLPPEQAPPTLVPPAAHLHEDRR, encoded by the coding sequence ATGAGCCCGCTGCCCTCCACGAGCGCTGAACGCCTGGGGCGATCCCCGTCGATCCCCGCGCTCGTCCGTACCAGCGTCAGCACCCGCCTCCGCACCCGCGTCCGCGCGGCCGTACGCCGCCCGGCCCGGCTCACGCCCGAGGAGAGCGAGGGCCGAGCTCTGGTGATGCGGCTCGGGTCGCTGCTCCTGCAGTACCCGGACTCCGAACTGACCGCGTCGCGGGGCGAGTTGACCACCATGCTGGAGGCCCTCCCTGCCACGCCCGCAGCAAAGTACCTGACCCGGTTCACCGACTGGTTCGCCGAACAGGAACCGGAGGCTCTGGAGCGGCACTACGTCGAGATGTTCGACCTGCGCCGCAAGAGCAGCCTCTACCTCACCTACTACCTGCACGGCGACACCCGCCGCCGCGGCATGGCCCTGCTCACCCTGAACCAGCGCTACCGGGCCGCGGGCTGGGACATCGACGGGGGTGAACTGCCCGATCACCTCCCGGTCGTCCTCGAGTTCGCCGCCCTCGCCGGACCCGGCCGGGGCGAAGCGCCTTTGCGGCAGCACCGGCGCGGGATCGAGCTGATCCACCGCGCCCTGACCGACGCGGACTCCCCCTACCGGCACGTCATCGCCGCGCTGATCGCGCTTCTGCCACCGCCGACCGAAGCCGACTTGCGGGCCGTGGCCGAACTGGCCGCCGAGGGCCCGCCCGCAGAGGACGTCGGCCTCGGCCCTTACGGAGCACGCGAGTTCGCGCCGCCCGGTGCGTTCCTCCCGCCGGAGCAGGCCCCGCCCACGCTTGTCCCACCCGCCGCGCACCTTCATGAGGACCGCCGATGA
- the narH gene encoding nitrate reductase subunit beta produces MRVMAQIAMVMNLDKCIGCHTCSVTCKQTWTNRTGVEYAWFNNVETKPGVGYPRRYEDQEQWKGGWLLDKRGRLVLRSGGRVKRLLSLFSNPDLPSLEDYYEPVTYDYDNLVSAPAGKDIPVARPRSVLTGKPTAITWGANWEDGLGGAPEHAGGDPNLSGEWAEKVKFEFEQTFLFHLPRLCEHCLNPACVSACPSGAMYKRVEDGIVLVDQDKCRGWRMCVTACPYKKVYVNHTTGKAEKCTFCFPRIEAGQPTVCSETCVGRLRYLGLLLYDADRVGEAAAAPEEHHLLDAQRGVFLDPNDPEVRAAARESGIPEDWLDAARRSPVYDLVMRYKVALPLHPEYRTMPMVWYVPPLSPVLDAVDAAGGNQDDPDHVFAAVTRLRIPLEYLAELFTAGDTDVVAGVLMKLTALRSYMRERTLGEPGDETTLKAVGLTAREAEDLHRLLAVAKYADRYVVPAAHKEDAAALTAMENRCPVETSGDPETHKIMLGIPTLRRNTTAGGRP; encoded by the coding sequence ATGCGCGTCATGGCACAGATCGCGATGGTCATGAACCTCGACAAGTGCATCGGCTGCCACACCTGCTCGGTCACCTGCAAGCAGACGTGGACCAACCGCACCGGAGTCGAGTACGCCTGGTTCAACAACGTCGAGACCAAGCCCGGCGTCGGCTACCCCCGCCGCTACGAGGACCAGGAGCAGTGGAAGGGCGGCTGGCTGCTCGACAAGCGCGGACGGCTCGTCCTGCGCTCCGGAGGCCGGGTCAAGCGGCTGCTGTCGCTGTTCTCCAACCCCGACCTGCCGTCCCTCGAGGACTACTACGAGCCCGTCACCTACGACTACGACAACCTCGTCAGCGCCCCTGCCGGCAAGGACATCCCCGTCGCCCGCCCACGCTCGGTCCTCACCGGCAAGCCCACCGCCATCACCTGGGGCGCCAACTGGGAGGACGGCCTCGGCGGCGCGCCCGAACACGCCGGCGGCGACCCCAACCTCAGCGGGGAATGGGCCGAGAAGGTCAAGTTCGAGTTCGAGCAGACCTTCCTCTTCCACCTCCCCCGGCTGTGCGAGCACTGCCTCAACCCGGCCTGCGTCTCCGCCTGCCCGTCCGGCGCGATGTACAAGCGGGTCGAGGACGGCATCGTCCTCGTCGACCAGGACAAGTGCCGTGGCTGGCGCATGTGCGTGACGGCATGCCCGTACAAGAAGGTGTACGTCAACCACACCACCGGCAAAGCCGAGAAGTGCACCTTCTGCTTCCCGCGCATCGAGGCCGGCCAGCCCACCGTCTGCTCCGAGACCTGCGTCGGCCGCCTGCGCTACCTCGGCCTGCTGCTCTACGACGCCGACCGCGTGGGCGAGGCCGCCGCCGCCCCTGAAGAGCACCACCTGCTGGACGCGCAGCGCGGTGTCTTCCTCGACCCGAACGACCCCGAAGTCCGTGCGGCCGCACGGGAGTCGGGTATCCCCGAGGACTGGCTGGACGCCGCCCGCCGCTCACCCGTGTACGACCTCGTCATGCGCTACAAGGTGGCGCTGCCGCTGCACCCCGAGTACCGGACGATGCCGATGGTCTGGTACGTACCTCCGCTCTCCCCCGTCCTCGACGCCGTCGACGCGGCGGGCGGCAACCAGGACGACCCCGACCATGTCTTCGCCGCCGTCACGCGCCTGCGCATCCCGCTGGAGTACCTGGCGGAACTGTTCACCGCCGGAGACACCGATGTGGTCGCTGGAGTGCTGATGAAACTCACCGCGCTCCGCTCGTACATGCGCGAACGCACCCTCGGCGAGCCGGGCGACGAGACCACCCTGAAAGCCGTGGGCCTCACCGCCCGCGAGGCGGAGGACCTGCACCGGCTGCTCGCCGTCGCCAAGTACGCCGACCGGTACGTCGTCCCCGCCGCACACAAGGAGGACGCCGCCGCGCTCACCGCGATGGAGAACCGCTGCCCGGTCGAGACGTCCGGCGACCCCGAGACACACAAGATCATGCTCGGCATCCCCACCCTGCGCCGCAACACCACTGCCGGAGGTCGTCCATGA
- a CDS encoding 2-hydroxyacid dehydrogenase: MEIVAYGVLADEEALLRQAFDRVFADRHELRCLGMFLDRDTAPTAAGHEVVLSGVNDTLDAQVLRAVAEGGTRMIAQRSTGYNNIDLSAAEKLGLTVARVSYYSPYSVAEFAWALALAVNRRIVRAAHRTREFDFRLDGLMGRDFRGRTAGVVGTGKIGAAFARIAHGFGMRLLGWDITENPDCLDLGMEYVPREQLFAESDLVSLHVPLLPETHHLLDAAALALMKDDAILVNSSRGGLVDTDALLATLRTGRLSGVGLDVYEEEAGVFFLDKSLEVMTDERLARLMTFNNVLITSHQAYFTRDAVGQIAETTVGNVEDYLAGRTGDNTLVSPPGV; this comes from the coding sequence ATGGAGATCGTCGCGTACGGCGTCCTCGCGGACGAGGAGGCCCTGCTGCGGCAAGCGTTCGACCGGGTCTTCGCAGACCGTCATGAACTGCGTTGTCTCGGGATGTTCCTGGACCGGGACACCGCTCCTACCGCGGCGGGCCACGAGGTCGTGCTCAGCGGTGTCAACGACACCCTGGACGCGCAGGTCCTGAGGGCTGTGGCGGAAGGCGGAACCCGGATGATCGCCCAGCGGTCCACCGGCTACAACAACATCGACCTGTCCGCTGCCGAGAAACTCGGGCTGACGGTGGCCCGGGTGTCGTACTACTCGCCCTATTCGGTCGCCGAGTTCGCGTGGGCGCTGGCGCTCGCGGTCAACCGCAGGATCGTACGGGCCGCTCACCGCACCCGCGAGTTCGACTTCCGCCTCGACGGTCTGATGGGCCGCGACTTCCGCGGCCGCACGGCCGGAGTGGTCGGCACCGGCAAGATCGGCGCCGCGTTCGCCCGCATCGCCCATGGCTTCGGGATGCGGCTGCTCGGCTGGGACATCACCGAGAACCCCGACTGCCTTGACCTCGGTATGGAGTACGTCCCGCGTGAGCAGCTGTTCGCCGAGTCCGACCTGGTCAGCCTGCATGTGCCGCTCCTGCCCGAGACCCATCACCTGCTGGACGCCGCGGCGCTGGCACTGATGAAGGACGACGCGATCCTGGTCAACTCCAGCCGCGGCGGCCTGGTCGACACCGATGCGTTGCTGGCGACGCTGCGCACGGGGCGACTCAGCGGTGTCGGTCTGGACGTGTACGAGGAGGAGGCCGGGGTGTTCTTCCTCGACAAGTCCCTGGAGGTGATGACCGACGAACGCCTCGCCCGGCTGATGACGTTCAACAACGTGCTGATCACCTCCCACCAGGCGTATTTCACCCGCGACGCGGTGGGCCAGATCGCCGAGACGACCGTGGGTAACGTCGAGGACTACCTCGCCGGTCGGACCGGTGACAACACTCTCGTCAGTCCGCCGGGGGTCTGA
- a CDS encoding vitamin K epoxide reductase family protein, with product MTLTGVVGWLAAFRLTVDSWRLLKDPDYQPFCDVSPVIGCGSAMAGWQGNLFGFPNMLLGLGAFAAVTALGVTVLSGARLHRALWLTLNAGAFVGVVFAHWLIWQSLYEINRLCPYCAVVWGVTIALFWYVTLRNLKHDVIPVPRSGRGTLNLVLESHWMFLVAWYGVIALLVLTRFWTYWSGLL from the coding sequence ATGACTCTGACCGGTGTCGTCGGCTGGCTCGCCGCCTTCCGTCTCACGGTCGATAGCTGGCGCCTGCTCAAGGACCCGGACTACCAGCCGTTTTGCGACGTAAGCCCGGTGATCGGCTGCGGCAGCGCGATGGCCGGCTGGCAGGGCAACCTCTTCGGCTTCCCCAACATGCTGCTCGGTCTCGGCGCGTTCGCCGCGGTCACCGCCCTGGGCGTGACCGTACTCAGCGGGGCGCGACTACACCGGGCGCTGTGGCTCACCCTCAACGCCGGGGCGTTCGTGGGGGTGGTCTTCGCGCACTGGCTGATCTGGCAGTCGCTGTACGAGATCAACCGACTCTGCCCGTACTGCGCCGTCGTCTGGGGCGTCACCATCGCCCTGTTCTGGTACGTGACGCTGCGCAACCTCAAGCACGACGTCATTCCCGTACCCCGCAGCGGCCGCGGCACCCTGAACCTGGTGCTGGAGAGCCACTGGATGTTCCTCGTCGCCTGGTACGGCGTGATCGCGCTGCTCGTCCTCACCCGCTTCTGGACCTACTGGAGTGGCCTGCTGTGA
- the narI gene encoding respiratory nitrate reductase subunit gamma, protein MNASTADLLLWVAVPYIFLAVFAVGHVWRYRQDQFGWTSRTTQLLEHRWLRWGSPLFHLGAFMVIAGHVVGLAIPDAWTEAAGISEHAYHTTAVWAGSVAGVAMVTGLGMLCARRLLTRQIRLGTDRSDKLLFPLLSATVVLGITATFAHNVFGAGYDYRSTVSVWFRGLFVLQPRPEAIAGAPLLFQAHALTAFLLFAAWPFTRLVHVWSAPIGYLARPYLVYRRRATTPAPETPSARATRRRTRRAA, encoded by the coding sequence ATGAACGCCTCCACAGCCGATCTGCTCCTGTGGGTCGCCGTTCCCTACATCTTCCTTGCCGTGTTCGCCGTGGGGCACGTCTGGCGCTACCGGCAGGACCAGTTCGGCTGGACCTCCCGCACCACCCAGCTCCTCGAACACCGCTGGCTGCGCTGGGGCAGCCCCTTGTTCCACCTGGGCGCCTTCATGGTGATCGCCGGGCATGTCGTGGGGCTCGCCATTCCCGACGCGTGGACGGAGGCCGCCGGCATCAGCGAGCACGCGTACCACACCACGGCCGTCTGGGCGGGCTCGGTCGCGGGCGTCGCCATGGTCACAGGGCTCGGCATGCTGTGCGCCCGTCGGCTGCTGACCCGCCAGATCCGCCTCGGCACCGACCGCAGCGACAAGCTCCTCTTCCCGCTGCTGTCCGCCACCGTCGTGCTGGGCATCACCGCCACCTTCGCCCACAACGTCTTCGGCGCCGGCTACGACTACCGCTCGACCGTCTCCGTCTGGTTCCGCGGCCTGTTCGTCCTCCAGCCGAGGCCCGAAGCCATCGCCGGAGCCCCGCTGCTGTTCCAGGCCCATGCCCTGACCGCCTTCCTGCTCTTCGCGGCCTGGCCGTTCACCCGGCTGGTGCACGTGTGGAGCGCGCCCATCGGCTACCTCGCCCGCCCGTACCTGGTCTACCGCCGACGAGCGACCACCCCTGCACCGGAGACGCCCAGCGCCCGGGCGACCCGGCGGCGTACCCGACGCGCCGCATGA